In Lotus japonicus ecotype B-129 chromosome 5, LjGifu_v1.2, one genomic interval encodes:
- the LOC130718969 gene encoding uncharacterized protein LOC130718969, with translation MIKTLSPYSNPAKTAEIMSRYRPIAPKPETSSNSIDEDSSSSSSSLSQKIKQSPYLRNLWPQLQARPTRTRKRGRAPIALPSSLKRQKTTQILGFCPPCHVTSPVKNLSFQSFASPSQLPQLPLTNHGIGVLNCTLEKTNPGLVTLPLLPCSPTPSTKLELTNIEVIDLNTKAEIPQERDLLQQLQKPASSVIAPHPIRPIGSFISVGCISKDSTTMSNVALAQNPKKPEELEEEVESEALPAVISDSKNRVRVANSAYKEMVGQPECPWLESMVQCASSSCKSKRISGEVTLHLCDSSIPISSNGFSCWVRIEWQSEQRKSCVSAFCDVVKLCCDSRDYLFTWRFHTKEGSQSSNGKARIMSSSK, from the coding sequence ATGATCAAGACCTTGAGTCCTTACTCAAATCCAGCAAAAACTGCTGAAATCATGTCCAGGTACAGACCAATAGCTCCAAAGCCTGAAACTTCCTCAAATTCCATCGATGAggactcttcttcttcctcctcttccctCTCCCAGAAGATCAAGCAATCTCCTTATCTCAGGAACCTCTGGCCACAGCTTCAGGCCAGACCCACCAGGACCAGAAAGAGAGGAAGAGCTCCCATAGCACTACCCTCTTCTCTCAAGAGACAGAAAACAACTCAAATCCTAGGTTTCTGTCCCCCATGTCATGTAACATCTCCTGTAAAAAACCTTTCTTTTCAGAGTTTTGCTTCTCCTTCCCAGCTTCCTCAACTCCCTCTCACAAATCATGGAATTGGGGTGCTGAATTGCACCTTGGAGAAGACCAATCCAGGTTTGGTGACACTTCCATTGCTTCCATGTTCTCCTACACCATCCACCAAATTGGAATTAACAAACATTGAGGTTATAGATTTGAACACCAAAGCTGAGATTCCACAAGAGAGGGATCTTTTGCAGCAGCTTCAAAAACCAGCTTCTTCTGTCATAGCCCCTCACCCAATTCGCCCAATTGGATCTTTCATAAGTGTTGGCTGCATTAGCAAAGACTCAACAACAATGTCAAATGTTGCTCTAGCTCAAAATCCCAAAAAGCCAGAGGAGCTTGAGGAAGAGGTTGAATCTGAGGCATTACCAGCTGTTATATCAGATTCCAAAAACAGAGTGAGGGTGGCAAATTCTGCATACAAAGAGATGGTGGGTCAGCCAGAATGTCCTTGGCTTGAGTCCATGGTTCAATGTGCTTCATCATCATGCAAGAGCAAGAGGATCAGTGGGGAGGTAACTCTGCATCTCTGTGATTCCAGCATTCCAATTTCATCAAATGGGTTCTCTTGCTGGGTGAGGATTGAGTGGCAAAGTGAACAGAGGAAAAGCTGTGTCAGTGCTTTCTGTGATGTTGTGAAGCTGTGCTGTGATTCAAGGGACTACCTCTTCACATGGAGGTTCCATACCAAGGAAGGTTCTCAATCCAGCAATGGCAAGGCTAGGATTATGAGTAGTAGTAAgtag